The following proteins are co-located in the Palaemon carinicauda isolate YSFRI2023 chromosome 3, ASM3689809v2, whole genome shotgun sequence genome:
- the LOC137638853 gene encoding golgin subfamily A member 6-like protein 22, whose product MANTRSFIVCGSGNKLFALFRTVIYFITERNLSLFEDKLVEQFKVVETIKVLGRRDTEQEDNPFAIEELKLQGKIKEDLTSSRRILHSLNKMENILMEIELTLQGMDGMCDEKVSDQKLTDQNLYTLEDIVNVDSNYNLGVKSVACVPEEQEEHNNASLDQTEYLQFMSTVNLAYPNHRSDIVQSLLTAIQKDLKDIPIHGRNLALRAHLAGHQDRLKRSRGSALQKAVLEFQQCMCRNEGPNGNQDQPVGLNEPMEIGVSKDVILKKQESEKDVRKDDQPEEKCPEEVCPERDSWSKEVEKSKLEMALEELYDKIDIGFESKSKKLEERIRDMLEASFDPLYLTNFNKCNEVPPDTRGHEKTLSVLQNLQRDFTRHQEDVQRWRMQEECNGDLASEEINMYRLEKENEKILRQLEEKEEILLELEEEKAEILRELEEEREHSKEQINKMAEERVEMNNLKEQNRIQMEENEKILRKLEEEKEEILLELEEERERSKEQINKMAEERVEMHNLKEQNRIQMEENEKILRKLEEEKAEILRKLEEEKAEILRKLEEEKAEILRKLEEEKAEILRQLEEEREHSKEQINKMAEERVKMNDLKEQNRIQMEENEKILRKLEEEKADILRQLEEEREHSKEQINKMAEERVKMNDLKEQNRIQMEENEKILRKLEEEKAEILRQLEEEREHSKEQINKMAEERVKMNDLKEQNRIQMEENEKILRKLEEEKAEILRQLEEEREHSKEQINKMAEERVKMNDLKEQNRIQMEENEKILRKLEEEKAEILLELEEEREHSKEQINKMAEERVKMNNLKEQNRIQMEENEKILRKLEEEKAEILLELEEERERSKEQISKMAEEIVEISRLKKENEVHLEEKEKILRKLEEEKGKILRELVEEGEHSKEKKGQTKEERKMNRLKRVNEIFLEDRQNIIHELEVEREHMRDKVGEIRQLKDELFMKECELMETRSELGCWIVELLEEEGLIDDVNRREGQLRDMVETIRGSNECLTNKLDKQHDPNTKIENIGEDLLKLESILLEETEDHRKPTDQNLEDTFEVESVAYVPEETKEQHYDTNSSGTERVHFLGTEKHSHLDLRSNIVQDLLNGIQNRLREIPIEQKNMPLRAHLAGHQVLLKRAKGSALQKAVLKFQQCWCPNERPKSKQKQPTGPNEPKEIEFLEEKKEYVAMEAFHNKMDAKVTYEINRVEERTQDMINARMETFRRKIEEELLVHPTSYKNFSNEVPADEEGQEKLLSIAQNLQRDFSHYMEDIQRWQLQRRSKGDLRSEEKVEISRLKKENEVHLEEKEKILRELEEKEK is encoded by the coding sequence ATGGCTAATACAAGAAGTTTTATTGTCTGTGGTTctggaaataagctatttgcactGTTCAGAACAGTGATATATTTTATAACagagaggaatctctctctcttcgAGGATAAACTTGTTGAACAATTTAAAGTTGTAGAAACTATTAAGGTATTAGGTAGAAGGGATACTGAGCAGGAAGATAATCCATTCGCAATAGAGGAATTGAAattgcaaggaaaaataaaagaggaCTTAACATCCAGTCGAAGAATCTTACATTCcctaaacaaaatggaaaatattctCATGGAAATTGAATTAACTCTTCAGGGAATGGATGGGATGTGCGATGAGAAGGTAAGTGATCAGAAACTAACCGACCAAAACTTGTACACACTTGAAGATATTGTTAATGTTGATTCGAACTATAACTTGGGAGTAAAAAGCGTAGCGTGTGTTCCCGAAGAGCAGGAAGAACATAACAACGCAAGCTTGGATCAAACAGAATACTTGCAATTCATGTCTACAGTGAACCTAGCCTATCCTAACCATAGGAGTGACATAGTTCAGAGCCTATTAACTGCTATCCAAAAGGATTTAAAAGATATACCCATACACGGGAGGAACCTGGCACTAAGAGCACATTTAGCAGGTCATCAGGACCGCCTCAAAAGGTCTCGGGGATCTGCCCTCCAGAAGGCAGTGCTCGAATTTCAGCAGTGCATGTGTCGGAATGAAGGGCCCAATGGAAATCAAGACCAGCCTGTTGGGCTCAATGAACCAATGGAAATAGGCGTTTCAAAAGACGTGATCCTGAAAAAGCAAGAATCAGAAAAAGATGTGAGAAAAGATGACCAGCCTGAAGAAAAATGTCCCGAAGAAGTGTGTCCTGAAAGAGATTCCTGGAGCAAGGAGGTGGAAAAGTCGAAATTAGAAATGGCATTAGAAGAGCTTTATGATAAAATAGATATTGGATTTGAAAGCAAGTCTAAAAAGCTAGAGGAAAGGATTCGGGATATGCTGGAAGCCAGTTTTGATCCACTATACCTAACAAACTTCAACAAATGCAACGAAGTCCCACCTGACACGCGAGGACATGAGAAAACCCTATCGGTACTTCAAAATCTTCAGAGGGACTTCACCCGCCATCAGGAAGATGTTCAAAGATGGCGGATGCAGGAGGAATGTAATGGAGATCTTGCGTCTGAAGAAATAAATATGTATCGTTTGGAGAAAGAAAATGAGAAGATTCTTCGTCAACTGGAAGAAAAAGAGGAGATTCTTCTTGAACTGGAGGAAGAAAAAGCGGAGATTCTTCGTgaactggaggaagaaagagagcacagtaaagagcaaataaataaaatggctGAAGAAAGAGTGGAGATGAATAATTTGAAGGAACAAAATCGAATTCAGATGGAAGAAAATGAGAAGATTCTTCGTAAactggaggaagaaaaagaggagattCTTCTTgaactggaggaagaaagagagcgcagtaaagagcaaataaataaaatggctGAAGAAAGAGTGGAGATGCATAATTTGAAGGAACAAAATCGAATTCAGATGGAAGAAAATGAGAAGATTCTTCGTAAACTGGAGGAAGAAAAGGCGGAGATTCTTCGTAAACTGGAGGAAGAAAAGGCGGAGATTCTTCGTAAACTGGAGGAAGAAAAAGCGGAGATTCTTCGTAAACTGGAGGAAGAAAAAGCGGAGATTCTTCGTcaactggaggaagaaagagagcacagtaaagagcaaataaataaaatggctGAAGAAAGAGTGAAGATGAATGATTTGAAGGAACAAAATCGAATTCAGATGGAAGAAAATGAGAAGATTCTTCGTAAACTGGAGGAAGAAAAAGCGGATATTCTTCGTcaactggaggaagaaagagagcacagtaaagagcaaataaataaaatggctGAAGAAAGAGTGAAGATGAATGATTTGAAGGAACAAAATCGAATTCAGATGGAAGAAAATGAGAAGATTCTTCGTAAACTGGAGGAAGAAAAAGCGGAGATTCTTCGTcaactggaggaagaaagagagcacagtaaagagcaaataaataaaatggctGAAGAAAGAGTGAAGATGAATGATTTGAAGGAACAAAATCGAATTCAGATGGAAGAAAATGAGAAGATTCTTCGTAAACTGGAGGAAGAAAAAGCGGAGATTCTTCGTcaactggaggaagaaagagagcacagtaaagagcaaataaataaaatggctGAAGAAAGAGTGAAGATGAATGATTTGAAGGAACAAAATCGAATTCAGATGGAAGAAAATGAGAAGATTCTTCGTAAACTGGAGGAAGAAAAAGCGGAGATTCTTCTTgaactggaggaagaaagagagcacagtaaagagcaaataaataaaatggctGAAGAAAGAGTGAAGATGAATAATTTGAAGGAACAAAATCGAATTCAGATGGAAGAAAATGAGAAGATTCTTCGTAAACTGGAGGAAGAAAAAGCGGAGATTCTTCTTgaactggaggaagaaagagagcgcAGTAAAGAGCAAATAAGTAAAATGGCTGAAGAAATAGTGGAGATCAGTCgtttgaagaaagaaaatgaagttcatttggaagaaaaagagaagattcttcgtaaactggaggaagaaaaggggaagaTTCTTCGTGAACTTGTGGAAGAAGGAGAGCACAGTAAAGAGAAAAAAGGTCagacaaaagaagaaagaaagatgaatCGATTAAAGAGAGTAAATGAAATTTTTCTGGAAGACAGACAGAATATTATTCATGAACTGGAGGTAGAAAGGGAGCATATGAGAGATAAAGTAGGTGAAATAAGACAGCTGAAAGATGAATTGTTTATGAAGGAATGTGAGCTGATGGAAACAAGATCAGAACTTGGTTGTTGGATAGTGGAATTGCTAGAAGAAGAAGGACTTATCGACGACGTAAATAGAAGAGAGGGACAGCTCAGAGATATGGTCGAAACAATACGAGGAAGCAATGAATGTCTGACAAATAAACTCGACAAGCAACATGACCCTAACACAAAAATAGAAAACATAGGTGAGGACCTACTTAAATTGGAGTCTATACTATTAGAGGAAACGGAGGACCATCGGAAACCAACTGACCAAAACTTGGAGGATACGTTTGAAGTGGAAAGCGTAGCGTATGTTCCCGAAGAGACGAAAGAACAACACTACGACACAAACTCGTCTGGAACAGAGAGGGTGCATTTCCTTGGCACAGAGAAACATAGCCATCTTGACTTGAGGAGTAACATAGTTCAGGACCTATTGAATGGCATCCAAAATCGTTTGAGAGAAATCCCGATCGAGCAAAAGAATATGCCACTTAGAGCCCATTTAGCAGGTCATCAGGTCCTCCTTAAAAGGGCCAAGGGATCTGCCCTCCAGAAGGCAGTACTCAAATTCCAGCAGTGCTGGTGTCCGAATGAACGGCCCAAGAGTAAACAAAAACAGCCTACTGGGCCCAATGAACCAAAGGAAATAGAATTCCTGGAAGAGAAGAAAGAGTATGTAGCAATGGaagcatttcataataaaatggACGCCAAAGTTACTTATGAGATTAACCGGGTGGAAGAAAGAACGCAGGATATGATAAATGCCCGAATGGAAACATTCCGTCGGAAGATAGAAGAGGAGCTGCTAGTACACCCAACAAGCTACAAAAACTTTAGCAACGAAGTTCCAGCTGATGAAGAAGGACAAGAAAAGCTCCTATCGATAGCTCAAAATCTTCAGAGGGACTTCAGCCACTATATGGAGGATATTCAAAGATGGCAATTACAACGGAGAAGCAAAGGAGATCTGAGGTCCGAAGAAAAAGTGGAGATTAGTCgtttgaagaaggaaaatgaagttcatttggaagaaaaagagaagattcttcgtgaactggaagaaaaagagaag